The DNA region caatttgtaaattttaattataaatttttattatttaaatgatataattatagaaaaagATAAATACATCATATGTTGTCATGTATGATTCTTTACACGGGTCACCCACACGGACCAAAGAAAAGGGATACACAATAGCACCTTAAAGGATGATATTGTTTACACATTTTCTTAttagtaatattacatacagtcgtggagtgTATAAATACTatacagtcgctttgaaaaagagtggatctactattaaaaaattaattttttttatgtagatctcatatttattcattttttaacaaaatgatTATGCGGCATTTACACACTCATGACTgcaactattatttttattttcttatttcagGGAGTTCATGTAAACatcaagattttataaaataaacacctttggtaaatatttaatattttgaggGCTACATAGTTGGTCTATGAattttaaaagtgattttttaacTCTCCAATCACAAACCAATACCTCTTGATTTTACTATAATTGTGTATCAAAAggtcatataaaattaaaattaaaaaagtgctACAGTCACaaaaaaatcttacaaaaataaattcacaaattaatatagtttcatatgatacgttaagtctattttatataaaaaataactttacaatataaTATACCAGATCAAGTtacgtcagtttataaatttacttttataagatcTGTTTGTAAAGCATTTCTCTTGCAAtcgttttcaataaaatgaaaattatattaattgattaTAAAAGAGATTATAAAAATCAGTTGTAAGTATAAGATAACTAAAATTTAGATaaacacttttctttttctctatgTTAGGTTGGTTATTAATTAGCCTATGACTTTGagctaatataatattatttactatCCGAGACTCATGTTGAgtagataatataaaataataaaaaagcataccattattattacaatgtatatattttttaatttataatcatAAAGCTGTCTctatgtaataaataaaaaaagcgtTAAATAAATTTGTGTGTAGACTCAGaatatatttatgctttttttattaatttaaataatatatcaatCATTATTGTAATTGAGGTTTTAAAGGTATATATGACCTGTCCTTGATCTTTATTTGCCCTTTCAAAAAATAACCTCTTCATGCATGCCTTACATTATTTTCGTTTCAGACACATGTTACACAACAACACGAATCAAATTAACTGACTTTGGTAATTCCCTCTCCGAGATGTACCATTTCACACACATTGAAGACcaaaaaccattaaaaaaaaaaaaacactatttattattatttgtggaGCTCCATGACCAAATAGGCACAAACACAGCATGCAATTCGGAAGTCTGAAAATCCAGCTGCAGTTGCCAATTCCCTGAACTCAGGCTCTGTTCTCTCCTTTCCAGCTCCAAGCAAATTGAACACTATATGGTCACTTTGTGTTGCAAACTTGCAGAAGTTGGTTGCCTCTGGGGCTACAGGCAACACTGGATCGATGATAATTACCTTTCCGGTTTCCGGTAGGGCCTTGTAGCAATTTTGCAGTATTTTCAGGCATTGCTCATCGTCCCAATTGTGAAGAACAAGCTGCCATCATTAATGCATGTACACACACGttacaaaattatgaaaagcACTGCTTGTTTATTAATGTTGTACAATTCCTCTCGAGTTCATCCAAAGCTACGTTCATGGTTTAGATTTAAACTCTTACCTTCAACAATATGGCATCTCCCTTTGGGACTTCTTTGAACATATCTCCTCCGACATGTTCTATGCCTGTGTGGAATCGCCATTCAAttgtcaaattaaaataaataagaaaattgctAGATTTGTAAAGTGATctcataataataaatttataaattaacataattagaTACGATATGTCAAATATACTTtatggtaaaataaaaaatttacaatctgatgtaccatttaaataatgttaattCGTAAATTTATTTGTATGCAGTTATTAGACAAAAGTATAAGTTTCTATGTCTTAAAATGATACATACCATTAAGATATGGCGCATTGCGTAATACTTCAGGGACATCAAAGTTAATGCCTTTTATGGAAGGGTACTTGGAGATGATCAAGTTTAGGGTCCCTCCTATTCCACCACCAACATCTACAAACGTTGACAAGCCCTCAAAACCCATGTATTTCTTGAGAATTTGTTTGACCACAAGGATGGAGTATTGACTCATGGAGAAATTGAAAGCCTCTCCAAATATAGGATCTTTCTCGTTGTACTTGTAGACTGACATTCCATGAGCTTTCTCAAATGCGTACCCACCTTCAAGCACTGCATCCTTCAAGTGAAACCTAATCAAAGTTTATAGTATTACTCAGTGTCGATCCAGTTCTCAGTGTTTCTTTCTTGCATACTATGCATATCACCAGTGCAGGTAAGTGAAAAAAGATTTCGAAAAGAAAGATGATGACTACTGTACGTACGTACCGCATGTCCGTAATAGTCTGGTGACGAGTGAGGAGAGAAAAGGGAGCCATGGATCCTCTCACCTCGCTTCTTACAAAGCAGCTCCCAGCAGAAGTGAGACCGTAACGTCTCTGAACTCTTCCTCCATCTTCGAGGGTCTCCACAGAGCAACTGAGTATATTGTAGCTAGCAAGCAGATACAACATGCGGTCCAACAAAACAGCAGGCGCATGGTCTGGATTATTATTTCGAATTGGAAGCTGAGCAGCGATGGCGTGGGGCGAGAGTTGGGCGCCTGGGCCTGCTTTGTTAATGATCTCAAGCACGTCGAGCTCTATGCATGTATTAAACgccatttggaagatgaaagaGCTGACCAATGCGCCTGCATATTCGACTCCTCCATCTTCTTCGTCAAAGGAGGGCTTGTTATCATAGCTAATTTGGTTTGCAGGGGAACCcatgtttttgtttggaggaaGTTGCTGTGGAACTGAGACTTATTTATAAGGGAAGGGAACGTCCTAGTGATGGTTTGGGGTGGCTCATGCATGGCTGTCTCTCATTGTACCGAAGATGAAAGGTCTAAGAAGACGTTTGACTAACCGAATTTTTTAAAGCAGCCTTGCTCTGTTTCTATCCTTGGCCAGATATTATGAAATTCAGGTATTCTGCAGGCAAGCGCCACTGCACAAACGgcatgtaaatattttattaaacccACGTTAGAACCCCGTGCTTGTCGTGGCAGAAAGAAAAGGACTTGGATGGGATCGAAGACCAATAACAGgagttagaaaaaaaataatgtttaggaTTTTCAATCGGAAAAGGAGAAATTTTAGCACCTTGAGTGAATTGAAATCTCCTTTGCATCCAAAAGGACGAAATTGGTTTGCGGTCAAGGAGGGCTGAGTTAGTTTGAAATCCCtgattttaaaatgttaaaatcttGTCTCAACGTGTTATTCACAAAGTTAAATTTAATACAttatatctactttataataaaattaattttttaattaaacgtACAATAATAAGTCAAGCCAATTTATAGgtttgaataattattttttattatttagatgatataattatatacatcaTATAATTACTATAACATTTGATGTTGCCATGTATGATTTTTTACACCTGGACACCCACGGACCAAGTGAAAAGGCATACACAATAGCCAACGGTCAGATCCACGTCTCTAAAGTAAGATTATGGATTCGATCCTCCcccaacaaattaaaaaaataaaaaggaatacACAATAACATCGGTAAGGATGATATTGTTTACCCATTTTCTTATTTACAGGGTGTTCATCaacattttataaataaaagatcttttgtaaatatttaatataatgtctatctttttatattattattattattatttttctagataCAATTTAATGAACTATACTTGGTACTTATAGTCTGGTTTGATTACATAGTTGATGGagtattttgaatagtaataaatataatattattataatattatttttgttaaaattaaaaaaaaattaaatattttattatattttatataaaaatttaaaaaattataataattaatccgGACCTAAATCTCGAGTCTTGACATGTGAAGGACCTTTCTGTGCCGGCTTCCATGTGATGTGAGACCTTACATTTTGAGCGGCCCATGGCATTTATAACTCTAGGAATTGCATTTGTGGTGCAATTAATTGaatcagaatatatatatatttctttttagaggagaaaaaaataatagaaaaaatttaattataagtataactgtatactaatatatatattaatctaatgtgattagtcaaaaaatatattttattaaaaataatattaatttaaattttaaatataaaaaaattacaattaatatacagattaatatataattttatttcttcatagtaaaactcaaaataaaaacgTTAAATTAGAGGCTGTCAGGTTAGTTTTTATTGTGTTGgggtattatttatttattttccgtCTGACTACGTGAATAGCTGAAGCAAAGACAACTGAGAAGTTGTTTTAttagagaaaaataattatatttgtactgTCCTTCTCAATCTCAACTGGCTAATTTAGGGATGTAAATTTTAACCGATAAAtcggaaaaccggaccggaccggaccggttgtgccggttttgaaccggtccggtccggaaccggtttcataaaatgaaaaaccggccggaaccaGTCCGATTTCGGTTCCGGCCATTTTTAGACCGGACcggcccggaccggaccggtactatttaatatgtgtatatttttttatttatttaatgttatatgttatatattttatattatatataattttttatatataatatataataatataaattataattatatataagatagtgttattttaatttataaaataaaattttaatctcaaacatgaaaatttaattgatcatatgctttaaatatataatattataaatatatattatttattaataacattttatcatagattcataagaagtaagaacctaaaaagaaagaaaatcactcaaatattattactaaattttaatggcctaatacatttaaaactctttatatttttttttataagtacataagacattagtagataaatataaattatatatattagcatataatttatataaagccataccaaagctatactaatagcataaattttttatatagcacttttttttttttgcatagcagtctttttatatagtagtttttttttttttaagtagaattttttgacatagcagttttttttttataaacagattttttttataataaatatatattttattaaaaccggaccggaaaccggaataccggtttaggagggtaatcggtgcgtaatcggttttgaaaaatgtaaaaccagtacctaccggttcggtcctagattttgtctaaaaccggaccgaaccggaccggttacactccTACTGGCTATGAGATATCACCAACCGAACCAACACAGAAAATATATAGGTAGAGTGACTAAaaactaataaatttttttttttttatagtgggGTCTacatttttatctatttaaaatttatacaaaccATTTATCATATTGATAAAATGTCAATTGAGTTTGTTGAATGCTAACATATttcagcagttttttttttttttatttaataagttctgaaaagaaaattgatgattttcgttatttttgtttccctcttttcattataaaaaatgtATAGTTCTATGATAAGAGGAAAACACATGTATGCTACACTTCATAACATTTAATAATGGATCGTTCTATATACAGTCCGCAATAGGGGTCTGTATTGCAGTCCCAATATGGGAAATGGCAATAATATCCCCACATTTACTGGTAAATTGACAGTTTTACCCTTAAAGTCACTACAAcctaaatctgaaaatagaatTTCAAAGCTCCTACGCTGTTTTCCCTCTCCCCTCTCCAACCACTGGACCCGAACGAACGAAATTGCTACACCATCGAAGACCACCTGAAAATGGAATCTCTTCCACCATCGACGGTATTACATCATATTTTCTACTGTTTtacttgtaataatttttcattattgtaATGTATTTTACAGAAAAATGTGGTGAAATCTCTCTTATATTGCTTTGTACATTCATAGAAAGACAACATTTGCACGCCGTTTTCCCTCTCCAGCCACTAGACCCGAGTGGTGTATCTACTTGAAAAGAATTTTCAGTGCCTGAAATCTGTAAGTATGTGTTATGGTAGCATGAGAATGGGTAGATTATTGGCCATGAATGAGACACACAACATTTATTTGTAGATAACAAAATGCTTGAaacctattttttattcttgagaGGTGCATGGTGCACGGAGACTTTTCAATGTGTGGTCTTGCATCTAGTGTTTGGAAAGTTATACTGATTTTAGACTTAAGAGGCTAGTGCTGGTGATTGACTTAAGCAAATGTGAATGAAGTGTGTTTAAATAGGTAGATTTCAAAGGGTATGTTGACTTCTGATTTCAGTTTTTGTACATTGCAATACTTGAACTAAACATGCCTCCCTCGTGATTGGGTTATCTCCATGGCCATGGCCTTTTGTCCCTAATTAAATTTTTGATGTTTGTTGCTTCCCTTGCAATCTCGAGATTGAAAATGACTTgatcaatatt from Carya illinoinensis cultivar Pawnee chromosome 6, C.illinoinensisPawnee_v1, whole genome shotgun sequence includes:
- the LOC122313360 gene encoding caffeic acid 3-O-methyltransferase-like; translation: MGSPANQISYDNKPSFDEEDGGVEYAGALVSSFIFQMAFNTCIELDVLEIINKAGPGAQLSPHAIAAQLPIRNNNPDHAPAVLLDRMLYLLASYNILSCSVETLEDGGRVQRRYGLTSAGSCFVRSEVRGSMAPFSLLTRHQTITDMRFHLKDAVLEGGYAFEKAHGMSVYKYNEKDPIFGEAFNFSMSQYSILVVKQILKKYMGFEGLSTFVDVGGGIGGTLNLIISKYPSIKGINFDVPEVLRNAPYLNGIEHVGGDMFKEVPKGDAILLKLVLHNWDDEQCLKILQNCYKALPETGKVIIIDPVLPVAPEATNFCKFATQSDHIVFNLLGAGKERTEPEFRELATAAGFSDFRIACCVCAYLVMELHK